The following are encoded together in the Pirellulales bacterium genome:
- a CDS encoding serine acetyltransferase: MATDARLKEQLPDLTERIVDTFTQVGTINHLGHCPLPNYDVIIQVIEDLQEIIYPGYRRQEGLHQGNVGYYIGALVDRLHDRLTTQIGRALRHEARAPCEGEHDVDFEALGQAKTVEFLKQLPEQRRLLALDVQAAYDGDPAVKTPDEVIFCYPGLVAITVYRLAHVLHSLDVPLIPRMMTEWAHGRTGIDIHPGATIGRHFFIDHGTGVVIGETCEIGDHVKLYQGVTLGALSFPVDGEGHIVRGNKRHPTIEDRVIIYANATVLGGETVIGADSVIGSSVWLTRSIPPRTTVVLEKPRLRMRGEQVEDLAELNYQI, encoded by the coding sequence ATGGCCACTGACGCACGCCTGAAAGAGCAACTACCCGACCTCACCGAGCGAATCGTCGACACCTTTACCCAGGTGGGAACGATCAATCACTTGGGGCACTGCCCGTTGCCCAATTACGACGTGATCATTCAGGTAATCGAAGACCTGCAAGAGATCATCTATCCGGGCTACCGTCGGCAAGAAGGGCTGCATCAAGGGAACGTCGGCTATTACATCGGGGCGCTCGTCGATCGGTTGCATGATCGGCTGACCACTCAGATCGGGCGTGCGTTGCGCCACGAAGCTCGGGCTCCTTGCGAAGGAGAGCACGACGTCGACTTCGAGGCCCTCGGCCAGGCGAAGACCGTCGAGTTCTTAAAACAGCTTCCCGAACAGCGACGACTACTGGCTTTGGACGTGCAAGCCGCCTACGACGGCGACCCGGCCGTGAAGACGCCGGATGAAGTGATTTTTTGCTATCCGGGTCTGGTGGCCATCACCGTCTATCGCCTGGCTCACGTGCTTCATTCGCTCGACGTGCCGCTCATCCCGCGCATGATGACCGAATGGGCCCATGGCCGGACGGGGATCGATATTCATCCCGGGGCGACCATCGGACGGCACTTCTTCATCGACCATGGCACCGGTGTCGTGATCGGCGAGACGTGCGAAATCGGCGATCACGTAAAGCTCTATCAAGGCGTGACGCTGGGCGCGCTCAGTTTCCCCGTCGACGGCGAAGGGCATATCGTCCGCGGCAACAAGCGCCATCCGACGATCGAGGATCGCGTAATTATCTACGCCAACGCCACGGTGCTAGGGGGCGAAACCGTGATCGGCGCCGATTCTGTGATTGGCTCGAGCGTGTGGCTGACGCGTAGCATTCCGCCGCGCACGACCGTCGTACTGGAAAAACCCCGCCTGCGGATGCGCGGAGAGCAGGTAGAAGACCTGGCCGAGCTGAACTACCAGATCTAA